From one Lycium ferocissimum isolate CSIRO_LF1 chromosome 5, AGI_CSIRO_Lferr_CH_V1, whole genome shotgun sequence genomic stretch:
- the LOC132057849 gene encoding uncharacterized protein LOC132057849 translates to MTRALRFQGKIPGRFWGLYVQAAVYLINRMPSRENDKLMSRSRVATIMGYSTTQKGYILYDLHGKSIFFSRDVQFKEVIFPFETYNIKSSKLFPPSSTDMYMHEYEDQASIQFPHADNMENTPIVSDSIATRDSQVENFVQVEHEQVLTSDPVSLHENNTILSTNMQTVEFTHQPIAISNTDRKSTRHKTQPVWIKNFVSLSTQCNYPLSDHNTYGKLSAEYRAYIVKTTNDIEPRTYKEAMQDPKWIEAMKNEIDALESNGTWETVKLPQR, encoded by the exons ATGACTAGAGCTTTAAGATTTCAAGGAAAGATTCCTGGTAGATTCTGGGGTCTGTATGTGCAGGCTGCAGTATACTTAATCAACAGGATGCCTAGTAGG GAAAATGACAAGCTTATGTCTAGGTCCAGAGTAGCTACCATAATGGGATATTCAACTACTCAAAAAGGATACATCTTATATGATCTTCATGGGAAATCAATATTTTTTAGTAGAGATGTACAATTTAAGGAAGTTATCTTTCCTTTTGAGACATACAACATCAAGAGTAGTAAACTGTTTCCTCCTAGTAGTACTGATATGTACATGCATGAATATGAGGATCAAGCTAGTATACAGTTCCCTCATGCAGACAACATGGAAAATACACCTATAGTGTCTGATAGTATAGCTACAAGAGACTCACAAGTGGAGAACTTTGTGCAAGTTGAACATGAACAAGTATTGACATCTGATCCTGTGTCACTACATGAGAATAATACTATATTATCCACTAATATGCAGACAGTAGAGTTCACACACCAGCCTATAGCTATTAGTAATACTGATAGAAAATCTACTAGACACAAAACACAACCTGTGTGGATAAAGAATTTTGTGTCCTTAAGCACACAGTGTAACTATCCATTATCTGATCACAACACTTATGGCAAACTATCTGCTGAATATAGAGCATACATTGTCAAAACTACTAATGATATTGAGCCAAGAACTTACAAAGAAGCTATGCAGGATCCAAAGTGGATAGAAGCAATGAAAAATGAGATAGATGCTCTAGAAAGTAATGGTACATGGGAGACAGTCAAACTACCACAAAGGTAA